One Candidatus Neomarinimicrobiota bacterium DNA window includes the following coding sequences:
- a CDS encoding GAF domain-containing protein, translating to MRQKQGNKRVNIINNKNLDDIRKTILSEAAELDSAEKKMEFLSTELHKTFEHYYWVGFYIPDGDAMTLGPSAGPPACSSIGYQGVCGAAFKSGRSLIVPDVEKFPGHIVCDPESKSEIVIPVKNSENAVFALLDVDSDTIDAFGEKDAEFLENIVSELFS from the coding sequence TTGAGACAGAAGCAAGGTAATAAAAGAGTTAATATTATAAATAACAAAAACTTAGACGATATTCGGAAAACCATATTGAGCGAAGCTGCTGAACTCGATTCTGCTGAAAAAAAGATGGAGTTTCTGTCGACGGAGCTGCACAAAACTTTCGAACATTATTACTGGGTCGGATTTTACATCCCTGATGGTGATGCTATGACACTCGGACCAAGCGCAGGTCCGCCGGCATGTTCCTCTATCGGATATCAGGGTGTTTGCGGCGCGGCATTCAAATCAGGCAGGAGCCTTATAGTTCCCGACGTCGAAAAATTTCCGGGACATATAGTTTGCGATCCTGAATCAAAATCTGAGATCGTGATACCTGTCAAAAACTCCGAAAACGCTGTTTTCGCACTGCTCGACGTCGACAGCGACACGATTGATGCGTTTGGCGAGAAAGACGCCGAATTTCTGGAAAATATTGTCAGTGAACTATTCAGCTGA
- a CDS encoding saccharopine dehydrogenase NADP-binding domain-containing protein has product MNILILGAGRMGRAIAFDCLKQKDVKKVIVADKSEDQIKTSLHGIENPKLHSAILDVTNLSDAASLMAGNSVVISAVPYMYNLNLAKTAVETGCNFCDLGGNTDIVHEELKLNEKAIANNVTLIPDCGLAPGLANAAAAYLIEEFEEVDSVKIRVGGLPVNPVPPLNYMQLFSVHGLLNEYLGEAVTISNGKIELKPAMSGLEEIGIGEEFPEMEAFYTLGGTSTLPETYLGRVKNLDYKTIRYKGHCNLIKAMFDIGLADLDEVELGSGKVVPRELLAAMLEKNLPSDGMDVTLVKIEVSGVKSGKKLKSTWEIIDRYDDENAMTSMMRMTGYPAAIVGLMLARGNTNGPGALPQEKALKLDKFMDELKMRNINFNVKEGKVK; this is encoded by the coding sequence ATGAACATCCTTATACTCGGAGCAGGCAGAATGGGAAGAGCAATCGCTTTTGATTGCCTGAAGCAGAAGGACGTTAAAAAAGTGATCGTTGCCGACAAGTCGGAAGACCAGATAAAGACCTCACTCCACGGAATTGAGAACCCGAAACTGCACAGCGCAATACTCGATGTAACTAATTTGAGCGATGCGGCATCACTTATGGCTGGTAATTCAGTGGTGATCAGCGCCGTTCCCTATATGTACAATTTGAATTTAGCGAAAACCGCCGTGGAAACGGGATGTAATTTCTGCGATCTGGGCGGCAACACGGATATAGTCCATGAAGAGTTGAAATTGAACGAAAAAGCCATCGCCAATAACGTTACCTTGATTCCCGACTGCGGATTAGCGCCGGGATTGGCGAACGCCGCTGCCGCTTATCTGATTGAAGAATTCGAGGAGGTCGACAGTGTCAAGATCCGTGTCGGGGGTCTGCCTGTGAATCCTGTCCCTCCGTTAAATTATATGCAGCTCTTCTCGGTTCATGGTCTTTTGAACGAATATCTCGGCGAAGCGGTAACCATCTCAAATGGAAAGATCGAGCTTAAACCCGCAATGAGCGGCTTGGAAGAGATCGGCATAGGGGAAGAATTCCCGGAGATGGAGGCGTTCTATACTCTTGGGGGGACATCAACACTTCCCGAAACCTATTTAGGCAGAGTAAAAAATCTCGATTATAAAACCATAAGGTATAAGGGCCACTGCAATCTGATAAAAGCCATGTTCGATATAGGTTTAGCGGATTTAGATGAAGTAGAACTCGGCTCGGGAAAGGTGGTCCCGAGGGAGTTGTTAGCGGCAATGCTCGAAAAAAATCTTCCTTCCGACGGAATGGACGTCACGCTTGTTAAAATCGAAGTGTCCGGAGTTAAATCAGGGAAAAAACTCAAATCCACGTGGGAAATCATTGACCGTTACGACGATGAGAATGCGATGACCTCGATGATGCGCATGACCGGATATCCCGCGGCTATCGTTGGGCTGATGCTTGCCAGAGGGAACACAAACGGACCCGGAGCGCTTCCGCAGGAGAAAGCCTTAAAACTTGATAAATTTATGGATGAATTAAAGATGAGAAATATTAACTTTAACGTAAAGGAAGGGAAGGTGAAATGA
- a CDS encoding bifunctional metallophosphatase/5'-nucleotidase translates to MRKTFISYVPGAESHSALYSGKRTFAALLGLLLIFSSCSPKYSETKPLEVQNEPVRLLILHTNDMHAQYVPLEAFWVDAEEKPLIGGFGALDAYISREREVGLPTLLLDAGDLMTGTPLSNLEDNGVKGGALLKMMETMGYDIMTLGNHEFDNGQENVSNYFDHVSFPIISANLHVEGDLIAPDAYKIIEIAGLRVGVIGLMTKHFYDVVLKSQITGIVCGNLVEIAKPIVQEIDPITDLIILLIHAGQEEGKELARNVPGIDIIVGGHRHSRLFEPLVENGVLIVQAGSRTSYLGRLEVLVQADTVSEYNGRLLELWVDSVTVDPDISEIIDGYSASILKMYGDTLATLVNNFVPSSRSESNVGSWVASIIKEATESDFGIINSGGIRKGVSAGPLTKLNVVEMLPFNNTLTTFEVSGEELLNLIRFNAEIGLRSGQEELQVSGISYKYRSNGENVELVEAMVGGTPIDPSATYKGGTLDFVLYSQPEYYFGFVPSIREDMKIILSDVVMDYAENQKVIDAKITGAIIRLGE, encoded by the coding sequence ATGAGAAAGACTTTTATTAGTTACGTGCCGGGCGCTGAATCACACAGCGCTCTTTATTCCGGGAAGAGAACATTTGCAGCACTGTTAGGTCTTCTTCTTATTTTTTCTTCATGCTCGCCTAAATATTCCGAGACAAAACCGTTAGAGGTTCAGAATGAACCGGTAAGGCTATTGATTCTCCACACAAATGACATGCATGCCCAGTACGTTCCGCTGGAGGCTTTCTGGGTTGATGCTGAGGAGAAACCGTTAATCGGGGGTTTCGGCGCTCTCGACGCATATATCTCAAGGGAAAGGGAGGTTGGGCTTCCTACTCTTCTATTGGACGCCGGGGATCTGATGACAGGCACTCCTCTGTCGAACTTGGAGGATAACGGAGTTAAGGGCGGCGCATTGCTGAAAATGATGGAAACTATGGGTTATGACATTATGACACTCGGCAATCATGAGTTCGATAACGGTCAGGAAAACGTCAGCAATTACTTCGACCATGTTTCTTTTCCTATCATCAGCGCAAACCTCCATGTAGAGGGTGATCTAATCGCACCGGATGCTTACAAGATCATTGAGATCGCAGGGTTGAGAGTAGGCGTAATCGGGCTCATGACCAAGCACTTTTACGACGTGGTACTCAAATCACAGATTACGGGAATTGTATGCGGTAATTTAGTAGAGATAGCCAAGCCTATCGTGCAGGAGATAGATCCGATAACCGATCTGATCATATTGCTGATTCACGCAGGTCAGGAGGAAGGTAAGGAACTCGCAAGAAACGTTCCCGGCATTGATATTATTGTCGGTGGACACAGACACTCACGGCTCTTTGAACCGCTTGTTGAGAACGGAGTGCTCATAGTTCAAGCGGGATCGAGAACGTCATATCTCGGAAGATTAGAAGTATTGGTTCAGGCAGACACGGTATCGGAATATAACGGCAGATTGCTCGAACTGTGGGTGGATTCGGTAACCGTTGATCCGGATATTTCAGAGATAATTGACGGATATTCCGCATCGATCCTGAAAATGTACGGTGATACATTGGCTACTCTCGTGAATAATTTCGTGCCTAGCTCGAGAAGTGAATCCAACGTCGGAAGTTGGGTGGCATCGATTATTAAAGAGGCCACTGAATCGGATTTCGGAATCATAAACAGCGGCGGCATAAGGAAAGGAGTCAGCGCCGGTCCTCTTACAAAACTTAACGTTGTAGAAATGCTGCCCTTTAACAATACGTTGACGACGTTTGAGGTCAGCGGGGAGGAACTTCTTAACCTAATAAGATTCAATGCCGAGATCGGATTGAGGTCGGGTCAGGAAGAACTGCAGGTATCCGGTATTTCTTATAAATATAGGAGTAACGGTGAAAACGTTGAGCTCGTTGAGGCGATGGTAGGAGGAACTCCCATCGATCCATCCGCTACTTATAAAGGCGGAACACTCGATTTTGTTTTATACAGTCAACCTGAGTATTATTTCGGTTTTGTCCCTTCGATAAGGGAGGATATGAAGATAATCCTATCTGACGTGGTCATGGATTATGCCGAAAATCAAAAAGTTATCGACGCAAAGATTACCGGGGCGATTATACGGCTGGGAGAGTGA